The Hordeum vulgare subsp. vulgare chromosome 4H, MorexV3_pseudomolecules_assembly, whole genome shotgun sequence genomic interval GAAAGAATAAGAAAGTGGCATCAGATCCCTACGGATGGTTTTCATATATCATTattcctcttttctttttttctttttttatgtaAAAAATCAATTTGTGGCATGTTTTTCCATTTATCCTCTTTTTTTTAGAGGAACTTATCAATTTGTGGCATTTTTTTCATTGGTCCTCTTTTCTCAAAAGGAAATTTATCAATTTGTGGCATGTTTTTTCCTCCACCCAACTAGAAATAAAGTCATGCCACTTTCTATATCTTAATATTCCAAGCAGAACATATCTGCCATCATACCTGCATGACACAATGTTGTAATTATATTTGTCATTTATCAAGAAATTTACATGTGTAGTTTATGTCTTACTAGGCTGTGCTATGTAAGCATGTCGCATGACATTGCTCATTGTTCCTGAGTTGTGCGCATTCAGTATTTTGATTGTGCTGATTTATAAATGTGTATAGGTTGATGCTCATATCCAACAACTTGATCAATTCATGAGGAAGCTTGAAGAACTTCGACTAGGTATTGAAGTACCTATTGCATGACACTGCAGTTGCATTACATTTTTCTCTTACTGTACTTGTGTGCCACTTGTTTTGGCGAACAGAAAAGGAGGCAGCTGCAGCTGCAGCCGCAGCAGCTGCGGCAGATGCAGCTGTTGCTGCTACTTCAGCTGCTCCTGCTGGCGCCGGTACCTTCAGGTCCGCAGCTGCTGATCCTGCTCCAAAAACTGGAAGGACTGGCGAAAGAAGCAGAGGAGGGCGGAAGAAGTATGTTTTGCATCTGAATAGAATCAACACTGAGTAATTTCTAATTTTCTCATTGGGACAGCACAACTTTCTTTTGCAGGGCTAAGGTGCCCATGGAGCTGCCCACGGAGCAGCCACCTATAGATTTAGAATTGCCTGTTGATCCTAATGAACCGACATACTGCTTCTGCAACCAAGTCAGTTATGGTGAGATGGTCGCGTGCGACAACCCTGATGTAAGTAAACATTCTCCTCCTCCACATTTTCTTCCTGTGCCGCGTGCACCGGTGCTTTGGTTTTTGAGGGCGCTGATGTTCCTTTTGCAGTGCAAGATAGAGTGGTTCCACTTTGGATGCGTGGGCTTGAAAGAGCAGCCGAGGGGGAAGTGGTATTGCCTGAGTTGCAGCGCGTTCCAAAAGAAGCGGAAGGGCAGGTGAGATGCATATGGTCCTTATGCTGGGAGGTCGGCGCTTGATCGTCCGTGATCGTCTGATTCAGTGCCTCGGTTGTTTGGGAAGCAGCTGTTGAATGTAGCTTGAGTGATCATGCACATGTTGTAAAGGATTGTCGTAGACATGTGACCCCGTTTGGAACCCGGAAATTTCTTCTGTTCGTGTGGGAGATGAACTGGTGACTGAAATGATTGCAGTATTTTGACCGTCTGTTATGCCGTTAGCGGCTAGGAGAACCGTTGTGCAAAGGTGTGCGTTTGGAAACAAACCTAATTCAGTCGAGTATATGGGTTTGGGctgggttttttttttttttttacggTGGACCACAAACGCACCCCCAGGTGCGGTATAGATGAAGGTTCGCAAGGTCAATAtgggtcgaaaccctatccctccGTCGTCGCGATTCCCCATTTCGCACCGTCATTTCTCGCCGTCGGTGTTTAAAATCTGCCGCCCCGCCTCTTGAACCATGGGACGTGGAGCTTCGGCTGGCGCAGCGACGACGACCCCGAGTAGAGGTGTTGCATCAAAGCTGATGCAGTACGGAAGCGCTCTGCCTTGCGGTACACGGACCGCGGACTGACGCCATCGTCGTCGCTCCTTCGTTGTTAGACAGACGAATACGACCGCACGCGGGGATAGCTCTTCTCCAGCACACGCAGCTCCTTCGGGGTGTCGAGCTCGCGCTCGTCGCTCACCCCCAGTGAAAAGGGAGCTGGAGGAGCCCCCTCCCCCCTCTTTGCGCGGTCAAGATGGAGCCAGAGGCCGACGCGGTGGGCTGGTGGTGGCGTCGGGCCTCAGGACTTCCTCCCTTCGACGGAGGCGGATGCCTTCGAGCCCGCCATTCTCGCGCGTAGTGCACGGGGGGAGGAAGAGGAGCTGCAGTGCCGCCAATGGGAGGAGGAAATCGACGTTGTGCTCTACGAGCAGGGCCTCGTGAAGGCCCTCGCAttcgacgagaaggaggaggaatggCGCCGCGAGAAGAAAGAGCAGGAGAAGAACTACGTCCACCTCACTTCCGACGAGGATTGAGCGATGCCCTAGTCTCCAGTGAGCTCGGTTAGGTTAGCTACCGCACCCGATGAGCTTCAAACGAGCTCAACTTTTGTTAGTTTTAGGGTAGGGTAGCGTCCGGCAAGCTTTTTATGTAAAGAATATATGGCATGTATGAATAATCATCCCTGCTTTTGCGTTTATTTCTCACGCAAAATTAGTTTTTTTAATTTCATAATTTTTAGTTACGAATTGTGTTTTGTCGTGGAACTTTTGAGTCCGTATATACCCTCAGACGTGAACTATAAATCTTGACTTCAGTTCTATGTTTTATAGTGTCCGCTAAAGTTGCTCTTTAGCTGAAAGATCCCATGTGGACGTGAAAATctcctaggggcttgtggcccagggtTCTCCTCCTTGCTAGCAAACAAGGCATGATGGTTCAGCAAAGGGAAAACGACTCCCCAAGGGTTAACGAAACTCAAACCTCCTTTGTTTCACTCACATCCGCAAAGGAGGGGTTTCTTTCGAAGACATTTTCCAATCCAAACTAGGAAACGTCTACATTCAGTCGGTAGATCGTACGCGAGAAATCCGCCGGCTTCTCCGTGAACACACATATTGCAAGacataaaaacaaagaaaaactaaaaatattttctgCAACATTCTCTGTGTTGCAATTTTTGTTTGAAAACTACACACATGTTGTAAAAATA includes:
- the LOC123449682 gene encoding PHD finger protein ING1 isoform X1, which encodes MSAGEIPASSVPGAPQFHVLAKLSWPQPPDADDDYFVEKFQESVETLPAMLHKNYSLMRELDKSLQGVQLENEQRCQQEIEDIKHGLESGSITTYEPAKLKFSDEAIEEQKHCVRIADEKVALATQTYDLVDAHIQQLDQFMRKLEELRLEKEAAAAAAAAAAADAAVAATSAAPAGAGTFRSAAADPAPKTGRTGERSRGGRKKAKVPMELPTEQPPIDLELPVDPNEPTYCFCNQVSYGEMVACDNPDCKIEWFHFGCVGLKEQPRGKWYCLSCSAFQKKRKGR
- the LOC123449682 gene encoding PHD finger protein ING1 isoform X2: MGFLEDFQASVETLPAMLHKNYSLMRELDKSLQGVQLENEQRCQQEIEDIKHGLESGSITTYEPAKLKFSDEAIEEQKHCVRIADEKVALATQTYDLVDAHIQQLDQFMRKLEELRLEKEAAAAAAAAAAADAAVAATSAAPAGAGTFRSAAADPAPKTGRTGERSRGGRKKAKVPMELPTEQPPIDLELPVDPNEPTYCFCNQVSYGEMVACDNPDCKIEWFHFGCVGLKEQPRGKWYCLSCSAFQKKRKGR